CAAATCCCAGGGCCATCATGCCGTAGAGCTGGATCAGTGTCCGGGCCAGCAGTCCGACGTCCACCTCTTACGCGTGGAGAATGTTAAAGGTCTCGGGCAGGGTGCTGCCGCCGTCGATGACCACTTCGGTGCCGGTGATGTACTTGGCGTCGTCAGAGGCCAGGAAGGCCACCAGATCGCCGATCTCCTCAATGTTGCAAAGGCGCTTGAGAGGAATGAAGGACGCCATATCCCGCATGGCGCTCTCAGGATCCTCGGGGCGGTTGTCGGCAGCAACCTGCTCAATCTTGGGGGTGCGGACCCAGCCGGGGAGCACCGCGTTGACGGTGATGCCGTGGGGGCCGGCCTCATAGGCCAGGGCGCGGGTCAGGGCGGAAACGGCGCCCTTGGTCATGGAATAGGTGGTCTGCCCCTCATCCACCACTTTCGTGCCGGTGACGGAGGAGGTGTTGATGATGCGGCCGTAGCCGGCCTTCAGCATATAGGGATACACGGCCTTGGACATGTTCCACACGCCGTAGATGTTGACGCCGAAGATGAAGTTGAGGGTCTTCACGTCCATGTCCTCGAACTTGACGCGGCGGTTGACGCCGGCGTTGTTGTGCAGGATATCGATCCTGCCGTACTGGGCGACAATGTCGTCCACAACCTTCTGCACATCCTCTAACTTGCTGACGTCCACCCGGCGGCTGTCGGCCTTCAGGCCCATCTGCCGGATCTCCTCCGCGGCGGCGGTTACGGACTCCGCGAAATCCAGCAGGATGACGGTGGCGCCGTGTTTGGCCAGTACCTTGGCGCTGCCGTTGCCGATACCCTGGGCCGCGCCGGTTACAATCGCGATTTTTCCATCCAGTTTACCCATTTTATCTTTTCTCCTTCAAAAGCCCTCCCGGTTCCGGGCAGGGCAGAATTGACTCCGATCTAACGGACGCCTTTATTATAGCGGTATCGGTTCTGTTTGTAACCAACCAAGCGGGGCGAATTAAAACAACCAAAGCTTACCCCATTTTTTCCCATTTTGCGGATTTGCAAAAAAGCGGGGAAACGGCAGCATACCGTTTCCCCGCTTTTCTTTTTTTCATCAGCCCCGGCCCATGGCCCGGAGAATCTCCGCAAGGCGGCGCATTCCCAGTTCCATCTCCTCGGCCGAAAGATATCCATAGGTCAGGCGGAGGGAAGAGGAATATCCCATGTCGTATACGCTGCCGGGCAGAATCAGCAGCCCCTCCTTCAGCGCCCGGTTGAAAAGCTGCTCCGCCGACACCCGGTTTTTCAGCTTGATCCAGATGAAGAACCCACCCGCGGGACGATTCCACTCCGCCAGGTCGGCGAAGTACTTCTCCAGCAGGTACATCATCAGGTCCCGGCGCTCCCTGAGCTGCTGGCGAATGGTATTGACCCCCGTATAGTAAAGGCCGCTCCGGAAAAGCTCCTCCACCACCTGCTGGGTCAGCACGCTGACGCCGTAATCCATCTGCATTTTCACATCGGCCAGCCGCTGAACCACCGATTCCGGACCCACCAGCCATCCAAGCCGCAGCCCAGGTGAAAAGCACTTGGACAGGCTTCCGATATACACCACGCTGCCGCTCTGGTCAAGGGCTTTGATGGGAGGGGGCGGCATCTCGTCCAGCCACAGATCACGGAACACATCGTCCTCGATCACGGGCATGTGGTTTTCCTTGCAGTATTTGAGGACCTCCCTGCGGCGGCTCACCGGCATCACGCAGCCGGTGGGGTTTTGAAAGGTGGGGATGGTGTAGAGCAGAGAGTGTCGGCCGTTGGACTGGGGCTCCCGGATCATCCAAGGCAGTATGCCGCTGGCATCCAGAGGCACTCCCTGAAGCTCCGCCCCCACGGACTGAAAGATATTCAGCGACCCAAGGTAGGACGGCGACTCCACATAGACCGTGGACTTGGCCTGGACAATACCCGTGGAAATAAGCTGCAGGGCCTGGAGCGCGCCGGAGACGATCAGAATGCAGGACAGCGGCGCCTCAATCCCGATCTGGCGCAGGTGGGTCTGCAGCGCGGCGCGCAGCCCCGGCATGCCCAGCGGGTCCGGGTAGTTCATAAAGAGGTTTCGTGTTGAGAGGCTGTTCAGCACCTTGCGGGTCAAATCCATCTGCACCAGGTCCGGCGACAGCTCGCCGGTGCTCAGACGGGTGATCCCGTCTTCAAACTCAAGGTGGTTGATGATCTGTACCGTGGGCACGTTGGCGCGAAAGCCTCCGGCCCTGATATAGCTCTGCCAGTCCGGCGCCTTGTCCTGCATCAGCAGTGACCAGCTGTCGTTGGCAATGCGGGTCCCGCCGCCAAAGCCGCTTTCGATCATTCCAAGAGAAGCCAATTCGTCCATGGCCTCCACAATGGTGCTGCGGTTGACCCCAAACAGTTCGGAGAGCTTTCTTTGGGAGGGGAGCACCTGGCCGCTCACCCAGTCGCCGGAGGAAATCTTCTCGCTGAAATAGCTTACAATCTGGCTGTATAAAGGGATTTTGGACTGCCGGTCCGGCTTCCAGCTGATGGAGATGGCGTCTGTTCTCTTCTCTCCGTACTCTCCCATTGTCCCCCTCCTTAAAACATGGCCTCCTCCGGCACTTCCCCCAAAGGCAACACTATATTTAATGATCTAAATACATACGCTCGTTTACCACTATATTCTGATTTTTCCCAATAGTCAACACCTCCGGGTGAAAAGGCCCCCGGTTCGGATGGACCGGGGGCCTTTTCACTTCTTCAGTGGAATCGATACAATGAATCGGGTGGAGCGTTGGTCGCTTTCCGCCCGTATGGTTCCCTTGTGCTCGGCGGCAATGGCTGCGGCAATGGGCAGCCCCAGTCCGAAGCCGGACTTCTCTCCCCGGGAGTCATCGGCCCGGTAAAACCGCTCAAAGAGCCGCCTCAGCTGCTCCGGTGGAATGACCGGTCCCTGGTTGGAGACCTCCAGCCGCGCCCGCTTGTCGTCCCGGCTCAGTGAGACGCGGATCGGCGCGCCCGGCGCTCCATACTTCACCGCATTGTCTAACAGTACTCCCACCAGACGGCGCAGCTGGTCCCCGTCCCCAAGGACCCTGGTCCCCGGCACGCTCTCCCACTCCAGCTGCTTGCCATGCTCAAAGGCCACCGGCTCAAAGGAGAGCGAGCAGTCCGTCACCAGCGCGGACAGGTCCTGCTCCGTGAGGATCGCGGTGCGGCCCATATTGTCCGACCGGGCCAGCGTCAGCATCTCCTCCACCAGCGTTTTCATCTGTCCGGCCTCGGAATGGATGTTGTCGGCCCACCGGGCGCTTCGCTCCTCCAGGTGGGCGGCGGAGAGCATTTCCGCGTTGGAGAGGATCACCGTCAGAGGCGTCTTCAGCTCATGGGAGGCGTCGGAGAGGAACTGCCTTTGCTGTCGCATGGCCTGCTCCACCGGCCGGGTGGCCCACCAGGCCAGCAGGCAGCTGACGGCAAAGAGCACCAGAAAAGCGGCAATTCCGATCTGGAAGGAGGAGCGGAGCAGGTCCTCCATGATGCTCCGTTCAATGGACATGTCCGCAAAGGCCATGCGCTGATAGAGTCCGTTGTCCTCAATGAGATAGCGGAGGGAGTACTTGGCCACCACGCCTGTGGAGGCGCCGCCGCGCAGGGCGATGGTGATGATCTCCTGGAGCTCGGTGGTATTCTCAAGGTCGCTGTAGGTGCCGCCGGTGATATAGGCGGTGGAGCCCATGACGGCCACGGTAAAATAGGGCATCTGCACCGTGGGCCCGCCGGCGGAGGGGCGGCCCACGCTGCCCTCCTGGCCGATCACCCGCTCCAGTACCTCCATGGTGTTGGCACGGATATTCTGCCCCGTGGCGGAGACCACGGAGAAAAAGACCGCCCCCAGAACCAGTGTCACAAGGGCCATACAGATGGCCACAAATTTGACCCGGAGCTTGCGGATCATATTGTTCTGACGCTTCATTCCCCAGTCTCCAGGCAATAGCCCACCATTCGGATGGTCTTGATCCTCACGCCGGAGCCCAGATGGGTCAGCTTGCGGCGCAAAAAGGAGATGTAGACCTCCACGTTGTTGTCCTCAGCCTCAGACTCATAGCCCCAGACCTTCAGCAGCAGCTTCTCCTTGGGCACCACCAGCTTCTGATTCTGCATCAGCAGCTCCATGATGTCATACTCCTTCCGGGAGAGGCGGATGGACTGTGCGCCGCACAGCAGGGAAAAGGAGGACTGCTCAAGTTTCAGATCGCCGCAGGTCAAAACGCCCTCCTCCCGCAGCTCCGGCTGACGGCGGCAAAGCGCCCGGATGCAGGCCAGCAGCTCCCTTGGCTCAAAGGGCTTGGTGAGATAGTAGTCCGCCCCCGCGTCCAGGCCCTCCACCTTGTCGGCCGTGTCGGACCGGGCGGTGAGCATCAAGACCGGTGTCTTGTCCCCCTCTGCGCGCATGCGCCGCAGTACGTCGAACCCGCTCAGCCTTGGCAGCATCACATCCAGCAAAATCACATCGTAAATGCCGGAGAGCGCGTTGTCCAGCCCCGACTCCCCGTCGTGACAGACGTCGGCGGTATAGCCGGCCATATCCACAATGTCCTCAAGTGTGGCCGCAAGGCGGACTTCATCTTCCACAATCAGGATACGCATAGGCGTTTCTCCTCTCAGTCTGGTAGTGCATACGGGATGAGCGAAAAGGGCACCCTTTCAGCCGTCTCGGGCATGTCTCCTCCGATCAAAATCGGGAAGGGTTTCCCCTTCCCGATTGTATCACTGCCGGCGTTTGCTGGCAAGCCGCTCAGGCGGGCAGGCCGCTCTGGGCTATGGACAGCAGCGCCTGCACCGAATCCTTGGCCACGCTGTAGATGGTGGTGTCGCCCTCCATCCGGGCGTAGTAGCCATTGCCGTCGGCAGCGGCGTTGCCCACCGACATCTTAAACGTGGTCTCAGAGCCGCCGTCGGGCACATAGTAAACCGTTATAGTCACCTGCGGGCTGCCCAGGCCGCACAGCGCCACCGCCTCATCGGTGGGCCGGTAGTCCACGCAGGCCGTGAATCGAAGGCCGGCCAGCTCATCGGCCAGGGCGCTCACCGTCTCATGATCCGTCATGTCGGTGTCGCCGAAAATCCAGGACGCCTCATCCCCGTCCTCCGCCTCCACGGAGAGCGTCAGGTCCTGGGCGGGGCTCTCCACACGCACGGAGCGCAGGTTCGCGCCGGTGAAGGTGGGGATATCCGGGATTTCCGCCATGTCGTAGATGCCTTTGTTCATACTCTCACGCAGTTCGTCGGACACCACGTACACGGTGTCGGAGTCCGATGTCTTCATATAATAGGACCCATCGGAGGTGGTCTTGCCGAAGAGCAGCACCGTCTCCTCTCCGCCGGCCGCCGCGGCCTTCAGCGATGCGGCGGGCTCCTCCAGGCCGTAGGCCTCCATGGTGTCTCCCTCCGTGATGGTCTGCATGGGGTGCAGATCGATGACAAGCTGGGATATCCTGTCCAGGTAGTATCCGTTCAGGGGAAAGTCCGGATCGTCCACCCAGTACCACTTGTCCGCCTCGTCCCTGGCAAAGGACAGGTTTACCTGTCCGTTGTCGTAGGAAATGGCGCTGTAGGTCTGGTCCTCCTCGGTCTCCAGCACCCGGGTGTCGGCCAGGTTCTGCTGCTCCTCCTGCCGGCGCTGTTCCTCCTTTGCGTTGCAGGAGCGGAGAAGCCATGTCAATGCCGCCAGCACAATCAATACGGCGGCCAGGGCCATCAGCGTCTTTTTCTGTCTCATGGGAATCCTCCTTGCCCTAAAGTTTCCGGCGGCGCATCCAATGCACAAAGCCCACCGCTACCACCGCCAGCGGCACCACGAAGACGAACAGCACGCTCCAGATTCCGCCGGTGGTGATGGTGTTGCTGGACACCTGGAGGCTCACCGGTTCAATGGAGAGGTTGGTGATGTCGTCGAAGCCCACGGTGGCCGCGTTCATGAAGAGGTCCAGGTTGGCGATGTTGGTGAAGCTCCCCGTGATCTGCCCGCTGATCATATTGCTGCAGCCGAACACGGTCAGCCGGGCGGTACCGCCCCCGGTCTCCTCGGTGGCCACGGCGCCCAGCACGTAGGTGCCCTCCGTCTGATCCGAATCATCCACCACGTTGACGCCGTGGTCGGAGGTGGTCAGGAAGGAGGAGACTGCGATGGTATCCCGGGCCGGATCGGTGAGCGTCATGCCCCGGGAGGAGAAAAGCAGCACCGTGGAATCGCCGGTGAGGCTGTGGGCCGCATCCACGGTCAGGTCGATTTCCGGAAAGATCACATAGGGGTTATTCTGATAGTAGCGCTGGGTATCGGCGATCAAGCCGGTGGTGGGGGAGATGCCGTATTGGGAAAGAACCCTGTTCCAGTTGGGCATCTCCGTCAGGTCCGCGCCCATCAGGTAGATCAGCTGCCCGCCGCCGGATAGGTAGCTGAGGATCAGCTCGGCCTCATCGTCGGCCAGATCGGACGCCGGTCCGTTGCAGATCAGCAGGTCGCAGTCCTCCGGCACGCCGTCCATCAGCACATTGACCTCCTCCACGCTGAAATGGCTCTTTTTCATCAGATCCTCCACCGAGGCGGACAGACTCTGCTCGGCGTGGTCGTTGATGGCATAGGCCCTTCGGGAGGACTCGGAGACCACCAGATCCACCGCGGAGGTCAGCTGGCCCTCGCAGTCAAAGGCGGTTTCGTTCCGCTCGCCGCTCATCATGTAGGTATAGATATCATACTCGATCAGATCGTCAATGGCAATGGTTTCCTGCCGCCCGGTGGCCTCACAGGCCACCACGATGGTGTTGGCCTCCGCGCCGTAGGCGGAGAGCACGGAGGGGTAGGTGGTGGGGTTGGTGTACTCCACGCTCAGGCGGTCGCTGAGCTCCTTGTACTGATCCAAAAACCGGACGATACGCTGGTCCATGGCGTCCTTGTTGGCCAGCACATGGATGGACACGTCCTCACTTAAGGCCGCCATGTACTCCACGGAGGTGTCGGTGATACGGTAGATGTTGTTGGGCGAGAGGTCCAGCTGGGTGTAGCGTGTGGGAATCTGAGCCACCAGCAGATTAAAGGCAACCACCACCGCCACGGCCAGCGCGGCCGCGCCGGCGGAAAATGCCCCGCGCCGGGAGGCCCGGCTCTCTTTTTTCCGGATGTTCATCTCCCCACCTCCTCAGCTCCAGCGCCGCTTCTGGACCACCTGAACCGTCAGGAAGACCATCAGCGCCGCAACGGAGACATACATGGCAAGGCCCGCCACGTCAAAGACCTGGTTGTTGACAAAATTGGTGAAAACCCCGCTCAGGCTGAACTTCCCCAGGGCGTTGGGCAGCAGCGACGCAAACGCGGAGGAGTCCTTCAGATAAAAGCCCACAATGGCCGCGGCCCCAAGCGCCAGCACGGAACCGGACACCTTGTGGCTGCCGGACAGGGACTGAAGCAGCAGACAAACCAAAATCAGGATCACAAGAAGACCTATGAGGGACCCGGAGGCGGTGGTGGGAAGATAGTCGATCAGCCCGTCCCACAAATACAGCACCAGCAGCGCGCCGAAGGTTCCCACGGCGGCGATGATCTGACTCTCCGTCAGGGCGGAGATGAACAGACCCACCGCAATCTCCACTGCGCCGTAGAGGAAGAAGGCAAGCACCGCGCTGTAGTCCGCCTTCAGATAAGCCGTGCCGTTCATGGCGATGATCAGCGGACACAGACAGGAGATCAGCACGGGGATCAGGTACACGGTGAGCATGGCAAGATACTTGCCCATCACCACCTCCGTCACGCTGACCGGCGCGGTCAAAAGCAGCTGGTCCGTACGGCTGTGGCGCTCCTCCGCCATGGAGCGCATGGTCAGTATGGGCACAATGACCATGAAGATAAACAGCGTAGAGGCCAGGGAGTAGGAGAAATAAGGGTAGCCGGAAAAGAGATTGTAGGCCATGAAATAGACGCCGATAAAGGCCACCATCACCGCGATGCAGAGGTAGCCGATCATGGAGTTGAAATAGGAGCTCAGCTCCCGCTTGTAGATGGCTTTCACGCCTGGTCTCCTCCTTCCTCATCCGGTACGCGGCCCGCCGCTTCCTCAGCGTCCCCGTCCTCCTCCCGGCCGCCACGGGTCAGCTCAAGGAACACCTCCTCCAGCGAGGCAATGCGGGGCGTCAGCTCTATCAGGGGGCAGTCCGCCGCCGCAAAGGCGCGGAACAGCTGCTCCCGCACGTCCCCGGCGGCGGTGAGCTCCACCGCCACGGTGGACTCCGTCTTGGGCGACACCGTCTTTCCGGTCACTCCGGGAATCCCATTCAGGATTTCCTCCACCTGCTCACGGCCTCCCTTGGCCTCCAGGTCCACCGTGTGGGCGCCGGACAGGTGCTCCTCCAGGTTTTCCGGCGTGTCGCAGGCCACCAATTTCCCCTTGTGGATGATGAGGATGTGATCGCACACGGCCCGCACCTCCGAGAGGATATGGGAGGAGAGGATCACTGTGTGCTCCCGGGCCAGGCGGCGGATCAGGTCCCGGATTTCGATGATCTGCTTGGGGTCCAGGCCCACCGTGGGCTCATCTAAGATGATGATCTTAGGAAAGCCCAAAATGGCCTGTCCAAGGCCCACGCGCTGGCGGTAGCCCTTGGAGAGGTTCCGGATCAGCCGCCCCGTCACCTCCTCCAGATGGGTCAGCGCCACCACCTGGGCAATCTGGTTCTCCTGCTCCGCCCTGGGGATCTTTTTCAGCTGGGCGCAAAAGCGCAGGTACTCCCGCACCGTCATCTCCGGATACACCGGAGGAATTTCCGGCAGGTACCCAATGCAGCGCCGGGCCGCCTCCGGCTCCTCCAGGATGTTGTGCCCCTCGATGAGCACCTCGCCCTCAGTGGCGGCCAGGTAGCCGGTCATGATGTTCATAGTGGTGGATTTTCCGGCTCCGTTGGGTCCCAAAAAGCCGTAAATCTGTCCGTCGGCCACCGTAAAGCTCAAATGGTCCACCGCGCAGTGGTCCCCATATCGCTTTACCAGATTCCTGACTTCAATCAAACTACCATCCTCCTTCAGCGCACAGGCGCCATATCGCTTGAGGATATCAGTATAGGCGTTCTTTCTTAAAGAAAGCTTAAGCCCAAACTGATTATATTTTATCCGGAAAAATCGTTTGCTCTCCGGAATTCTGTAAACTCTCTCAATTTGTTCACAATTTTTCAAGGTTATTTTCAGACTTCTCCGGTATACTGTCCTCAACATCAGGAAGGATTCTCCCCCTCACCTGGTGTGGCAAACTTTTTTCATTTCTTTTCTCTTGTTTCTCTCCGTGGCCCCGGGATTCTCCGCCCGGGCCGCAAAAAAGGAGGGCCCTCAATGGGCCCTCCTTTTTTCCTCAATTTCCATTAAAAAAATGCAAACAGCAGGTTCAGCGCCACAGCAAATACCACCAGAAGCCCCGCCGTCTGTTCCCGCTCCGGACGGCAGAAGCGCAGCGTGACGCCGGCGACGGCGGGCAAAAAGCAAATCCAGGCCCACAGGGCCTTGAAGCGCATGTTGTCCGGCTGCGCGCTGGCATTGATCAGCGCCAACAAAAACGCAATGAACACCGCCACCAAAAAAAGCGCCGTGCGCCAGCTCTGTCCCTTGAGGATAAACATCAACCCACAGACCAGAACACTGACAAGCGCGAAAGAAATCAAGAAAATCCAAAGTACCGCGATACAAGCCACCTCCCGCTTTCAGCTGTTTCAGCGGAGGACATTATATCAAATTTCAATCCATTGGGCAAGCGGTGTGCAGGAAAAACTCCCCCATCCGCAAATTTCCCTCTGATTTCGGGCTTTTTGCGGCAGGTTTTACAATAATACAGGGATTCCCTCTTGCAAACGCAGCCGTATTTGTTATAATCAGGTATAGGGTCGTGAATGATTTCACAAAGATGCCATTCTGATGGCCGCATTGCTGTTTGTCCGCCGCCGCGCCATTCGGGTCACACCGATAAAAAGCCCCGCGCGTTCACAGCAGCTTCACTGCGCAGCTTTGCTCACGCCACTTTCTGATGAATCAATGGAGGACTATTCGTGAGAGGTATTCACAGCGCGGTGGATGACATCCGCCGAAAGGTTTTCACAGAGGTCGCCCGCCTGGCCTACGAGGGCGGGGACTATTCCCGGATTGACCTGATCCCCTATAAAATTGTTCCCGGCGAGGTGGGAAAGTTCCGCCACAACATCTTTCTGGAGCGTGCCATAGTCACCGAGCGGCTGCGGCTGGCCTGCGGGCTTCCCCTGCGCCCGGCCAGCGTCCACTCTCCGGCCAGCGACGGCATTGAGGAGGCCGCACTGCCGGAGAAGTACTATGAGCCGCCCCTCATCAACATCATCTCCTTTGCCTGCAACGCCTGCCCGCCCAAGGAAATCCGCATCTCCAACAACTGTCAGGGCTGTATGTCCCACCCCTGTCAGGCGGTTTGCCCCAAAGATGCCGTGATCATCGGCAAAGACAACAGGTGCTCCATCGACCAGGACAAGTGCATCAAGTGCGGCAAGTGCCAGCGCCAGTGCCCTTACAACGCCATCAGCAAGTTGGAGCGGCCCTGCGCCGCGGCCTGCGGTATGGACGCCATCGGCTCCGACGAGTACGGCCACGCCAGGATCGACTACGACAAATGCGTCTCCTGCGGCATGTGCCTGGTGAACTGCCCCTTTGCAGCCATTGCAGACAAGAGCCAGATTTTCCAGCTGATCCACGCCATCAAATCCGGCGCCGAGGTGGTGGCCTGTGTGGCGCCCGCCTTTGTGGGCCAGTTCGGTCCTGATGCCACTCCCGCCAAGCTGAAGGAGGCCATGCGCATCCTGGGCTTTTCCGAGACGGTGGAGGTGGCCATCGGCGCGGACCTGTGCACCATTGAGGAGGCCAACGACTTTTTGGAAAACGTACCCGCCAACCAGCCATTTATGGGTACCTCCTGCTGCCCGGCGTGGAGCGTGATGGCAAAAAAGCTGTTCCCCGAATTTAAGGACTACATCTCCATGGCTCTGACGCCCATGGTGCTTACCGCGCGGCTGGTCAAGCGCCGCAAGCCCAATGCCAAGATCGTCTTTGTGGGCCCCTGCGCGGCCAAAAAATTAGAGGCCTCCCGCCAGAGCGTCCGGTCCTACGTGGATTTTGTGCTGACCTTTGAGGAGCTCCGGGGCATGTTCGACGCCAAGGGCATTGACTTTACGCAGATTGCGGGCGATCCCGAGGAGGAGTTTACTGACGGCACCGGCTCCGGACGCGGCTTTGCCGTGGGCGGCGGCGTGGCCCAGGCGGTGAAGGACGCCATCCACCGGATCGACCCGGAGCGGGAGGTCAAGATCGACTATGGCGACGGCCTGAAGGAGTGCCGGAAGATGCTGATGCTGGCCAAGGCCGGCAAGCGGGACGGCTATCTGCTGGAAGGCATGGGCTGCCCCGGAGGCTGCGTGGCCGGAGCCGGCACCATCACCCCCGTGGCCTCTGCCGCGCTCAACGTCCGCTCCTACAAGGAGCAGGCGGGTGAACAAAACTCACTGGACAGCAAGTATGCAGCCCGGCTGAAGGAATACGAGAAATTTGAATCCCCCCAATAGGGTTCTTCCATAAGGAATGGCGGCGGAGCATGCTCCGCCGCCATTCCTTCAATTTCGTTTGCGCCGCATGACCGAAAGCATCAGCAGCGTCACACCGCTGACTCCCAACACCAGCACCACGGCAATCCAGAGGCTGGAATCCGCCGTCTCCGGAGCGGTTTGCAGGGTGGAGGAACTCCCCTCCTCTCCCACTGGGAACTCAAGGACCGCCTTGGGATAGAAGTCGTACTCCGTCCCCCGCATTTGTGGAAGGCCGCTGTCGGCCGGGTCGTGGAGACAGACCCAGCCCCGCATCCCCATGTGGTAGGGCACATGGCCCCAGACCTGCCCATCCTCGTCGGTCCAGGTTTCGCTGAAGGCCACCGGATAGTCCTGATCCCCCTTGATTTCGCCGATAAATGAACCGGAACCGGGGTACTCGTAAAGGCACAGGGTCTGATCGGTTAGCAGGCTGTCGTATCCGCCCCCATACGCGGCAAAGTCCGCCCCGTGCTCCTCCTCAAAGGAGCGCTGATCGTAGCGCACGGTCATCTCGCTCATCCGAACCCAGCCTGTGCCGCCATCATCGCCGGTTTTCCAGCTCATCAGGTCTCCGTCGGTGCCGGTGGTGTACTCCGCCACCCCCCACAGCTGGCCCTCATAGGAGAGGGTGAAATCGATATACATCAGATGCTCATTCTGAATCTCGCCCAAGGTTTTGCCGACCACAAATCCATTCTCCCCCCGCTCGATCGCCTCCTGTCCAAGGGGCTCCTTGTAGAGACAAACGCTGCCCCGGGGGCTGTTGGCATAGTAGCTGCGCCCTTCGTGCTGCGCCTCGTCCATGTGCTTATTTAAAAAGTCATCCTCCGGCACCCAGATCACATCCGCTGCCGCCCAGGTGGTCATACAGACGATCAGCAGCAGCCATACCGCCAAGCGTTTCATCACAAATCCTCCTTTTTGTCGGCGGCATGCCGCCCTCCTCTTCAATACAGCCTCATCAGCAGCGCCCCCGCGCCGTAGGAAAAGGCGTTGGCGCAAAGAGACAGCGCCAGGGGGTGATGCACGCGGCGGCCGCAGCTACGGTAGCATTGCCACTCCACCACAGCGGCCGCTGTCTCCAGCGCCGCAGTCACCAGCCAGACGGGCCACCCAAGCTGCACCGTCAGCACCCCATGGAGCAGCACCACCGGCGGGTTGGTCAGCACGTTGCCAAGCGCCGCCACCGTCAGGTTCCACCGGTCCCGCAGACCCCATGCCGCGGCCATTGGAAGCTCCAGCGCCAGCGTCAGGGCAAGGGATATCCCAAGAGCGCGGATCACGGCCCGGCCGCCTTTCGCAGCCCCGGCAGGAGCAGCCCAAGGGAGAAAACCGAACCGGCCGCCAGCACCGGTCCATCCAGGGCCGGCGCGCCGAAATAGACCGGCAGAAACCCCAGAAACAGCGCAAAGGTCAAAAGCCCAAAGGAAAACCCCCGAAGGCCGGGCATCAGCCGGGCCATGGCCCAGAGCGTAACCGGCATGGTCATGTTGAACAGCGCCAGCGCCATCAGCCCCGCGCCCCACAAGTGGGAGAGGAGAAACAGCGCCGCCCCGGCGCCTAAGGACCAAGCAGTCACCTTCGATGGGCCGAGCCGATCGGACAGCGCTCCGCCCAATGCCTTCCCAAGCGCTGCCGCACAGGCCGCCGCTATGGCAAGCGTCCCGGCTTTCCAGGGGAAGGAGGCGCCTATTCCCGCCCAGGACCGGAGCACCACCACGGAAAAGAGCAGCGCCGCCGCACCAAGGGGGCTCGCTCCGGCATCCCCCTCCGGAAGGGTGCTCTTCCCAGCCGGTTCCCGTCCTAACAGCAGCGCCGCCGCGCACGCAATCAGTGCGGCGGCCACCGCGGCACCCGCCCATGTCCCGCCCCGGCGCAGCGTCAGTCCCAAGGCGAGCCCAACGGCTCCAGGAGCCACGAAAATCCCCAAAGGCCCCATGTCCTC
This window of the Dysosmobacter acutus genome carries:
- a CDS encoding SDR family oxidoreductase, whose amino-acid sequence is MGKLDGKIAIVTGAAQGIGNGSAKVLAKHGATVILLDFAESVTAAAEEIRQMGLKADSRRVDVSKLEDVQKVVDDIVAQYGRIDILHNNAGVNRRVKFEDMDVKTLNFIFGVNIYGVWNMSKAVYPYMLKAGYGRIINTSSVTGTKVVDEGQTTYSMTKGAVSALTRALAYEAGPHGITVNAVLPGWVRTPKIEQVAADNRPEDPESAMRDMASFIPLKRLCNIEEIGDLVAFLASDDAKYITGTEVVIDGGSTLPETFNILHA
- a CDS encoding PLP-dependent aminotransferase family protein; protein product: MGEYGEKRTDAISISWKPDRQSKIPLYSQIVSYFSEKISSGDWVSGQVLPSQRKLSELFGVNRSTIVEAMDELASLGMIESGFGGGTRIANDSWSLLMQDKAPDWQSYIRAGGFRANVPTVQIINHLEFEDGITRLSTGELSPDLVQMDLTRKVLNSLSTRNLFMNYPDPLGMPGLRAALQTHLRQIGIEAPLSCILIVSGALQALQLISTGIVQAKSTVYVESPSYLGSLNIFQSVGAELQGVPLDASGILPWMIREPQSNGRHSLLYTIPTFQNPTGCVMPVSRRREVLKYCKENHMPVIEDDVFRDLWLDEMPPPPIKALDQSGSVVYIGSLSKCFSPGLRLGWLVGPESVVQRLADVKMQMDYGVSVLTQQVVEELFRSGLYYTGVNTIRQQLRERRDLMMYLLEKYFADLAEWNRPAGGFFIWIKLKNRVSAEQLFNRALKEGLLILPGSVYDMGYSSSLRLTYGYLSAEEMELGMRRLAEILRAMGRG
- a CDS encoding sensor histidine kinase encodes the protein MKRQNNMIRKLRVKFVAICMALVTLVLGAVFFSVVSATGQNIRANTMEVLERVIGQEGSVGRPSAGGPTVQMPYFTVAVMGSTAYITGGTYSDLENTTELQEIITIALRGGASTGVVAKYSLRYLIEDNGLYQRMAFADMSIERSIMEDLLRSSFQIGIAAFLVLFAVSCLLAWWATRPVEQAMRQQRQFLSDASHELKTPLTVILSNAEMLSAAHLEERSARWADNIHSEAGQMKTLVEEMLTLARSDNMGRTAILTEQDLSALVTDCSLSFEPVAFEHGKQLEWESVPGTRVLGDGDQLRRLVGVLLDNAVKYGAPGAPIRVSLSRDDKRARLEVSNQGPVIPPEQLRRLFERFYRADDSRGEKSGFGLGLPIAAAIAAEHKGTIRAESDQRSTRFIVSIPLKK
- a CDS encoding response regulator transcription factor, translated to MRILIVEDEVRLAATLEDIVDMAGYTADVCHDGESGLDNALSGIYDVILLDVMLPRLSGFDVLRRMRAEGDKTPVLMLTARSDTADKVEGLDAGADYYLTKPFEPRELLACIRALCRRQPELREEGVLTCGDLKLEQSSFSLLCGAQSIRLSRKEYDIMELLMQNQKLVVPKEKLLLKVWGYESEAEDNNVEVYISFLRRKLTHLGSGVRIKTIRMVGYCLETGE
- a CDS encoding DUF4340 domain-containing protein, translating into MRQKKTLMALAAVLIVLAALTWLLRSCNAKEEQRRQEEQQNLADTRVLETEEDQTYSAISYDNGQVNLSFARDEADKWYWVDDPDFPLNGYYLDRISQLVIDLHPMQTITEGDTMEAYGLEEPAASLKAAAAGGEETVLLFGKTTSDGSYYMKTSDSDTVYVVSDELRESMNKGIYDMAEIPDIPTFTGANLRSVRVESPAQDLTLSVEAEDGDEASWIFGDTDMTDHETVSALADELAGLRFTACVDYRPTDEAVALCGLGSPQVTITVYYVPDGGSETTFKMSVGNAAADGNGYYARMEGDTTIYSVAKDSVQALLSIAQSGLPA
- a CDS encoding Gldg family protein, which encodes MNIRKKESRASRRGAFSAGAAALAVAVVVAFNLLVAQIPTRYTQLDLSPNNIYRITDTSVEYMAALSEDVSIHVLANKDAMDQRIVRFLDQYKELSDRLSVEYTNPTTYPSVLSAYGAEANTIVVACEATGRQETIAIDDLIEYDIYTYMMSGERNETAFDCEGQLTSAVDLVVSESSRRAYAINDHAEQSLSASVEDLMKKSHFSVEEVNVLMDGVPEDCDLLICNGPASDLADDEAELILSYLSGGGQLIYLMGADLTEMPNWNRVLSQYGISPTTGLIADTQRYYQNNPYVIFPEIDLTVDAAHSLTGDSTVLLFSSRGMTLTDPARDTIAVSSFLTTSDHGVNVVDDSDQTEGTYVLGAVATEETGGGTARLTVFGCSNMISGQITGSFTNIANLDLFMNAATVGFDDITNLSIEPVSLQVSSNTITTGGIWSVLFVFVVPLAVVAVGFVHWMRRRKL